The DNA sequence TCAGCAGCTcgctcataatccctggtagtACCCTGAGTCACAGAAGGAAGAAACAAAACATAAGATAAAGTGGAGAGAAGTTGTAGCGAAAGAGCACCATATCATAAGTTGAATATTCAAAACACTGCATGCAGATGTCGAATTCATACAAAAACACATACCCGACCATAGTAATATGCATCTCCAATGAGTAAAGCAGCATGTTCATTACCCTGCTCAGAAGCTTGCCACCACAGAGAATGTGCACGCTGATGCCTTTCTGCATCAGTGCAAAATCCAGATTCCCCCAAGCACATGCTACGCTCACCATATTTGTCAAGAATCCATGCAGCATTACTTTGTGCCACCTCATAGCCCAACTCAGCCATTCTTGAATACAACAAGAATGCCTTGCCAACATCACCTTTTAAGTATGATTCCAGTGCCCATCTAGACAAAGAACTCCATGGACCCCGCTCTGCAACAAGTTTGTACAGAGCAGTAGCCTaagacccaaaaaaaaaaaaaatttagcaGGAAACTTGTTGGAAGAGATCTTTTATGCAACTGTTAAGGAATGAAAATATTATCAACTCATAAATTTAATCTTGGCTCGTATCCAGGAATTCTACTTCCTCTAGCCCCTAATAACTATGGAGGCAGTGTTCTTATGAATTATACATATAATCTCATGTGATCAGTAAAAACTTTATACATGCAAAACCATTAGGTTTTCATAATATAGTTCTTACATATATGatcaatatataattatactgaCAGTAGTTACTTTTCCACTAAATATATGTATCTCTCGCTTACATCCTCCAAAATATAGTATGTTGAAAAGAGCTGATTTCAGGAAGTACACAGCAAATACCAAGTGGCACTTGCatgataaaaagaagagagaaaaccttacCAAGGGTATGTTCTTCTTGAATCCAACACCAATATGGAAAATCTTCGCCAGCTGGTAGAATGCCTTTGGTTGACCTTGGTTAGCAGCCACTATAAAGAACTTACATGCTAGTTTCACGTCTCTTTTCACTCCAATTCCTTTGAGATACATGACACCCAAGTTATAGTGCCCTCCAACCTCGTCATTATCAGCAGCCTTTTCAAAGTACTCTTTTGCCTATAATTGCACAGGAGAGAATATACAGGTGAATTCCAATGATAATGATATTTAGTACACAAACATGCGCTGTGTTATTGCAAGTGTTAGCCCTCAATCTGCCACCTTACCCCTCCCaaaatgattttgattttgcaaCACTATCCAACGGCATGCCTTAATCATTCTGAATCTATCCATTATTACTTATTAGTTCAAGATGATACTATATTAGGTGAACAAAGTGGATTAATAAGTTGTTCACAATCAATCAAAGCTAAGGAAAAGTGCAGTTACGGGCACACATTTCTGTGAATTACTGTATAAAAAAATGCTGATTGCTAAATGCAAGTAGCTGCTATGGAGGAGggagagaaagagaaggaagGACTGTCAGTGAAACAATCAGACAAGCAAAGTAGAGGAAGATGAAGACAGACATCTTACTTTAGTGTAATTCTTCTTGTCGACTCCATACCCCTTGACATACAAATAACCCATCCCGTTATAAGCAGAATATAGCTGTTGTTTGGATGCAAGGGTAAGCCATTCAAGGGCCTTTGTGTAGTTCCTCTCCACACCAGCGCCCCTAGCATATATCTCCCCAAGAAGTTCCATGGACCTGGGTTCTCCCTTCTCAACGGCCTTCAAGAACCAGGAGAGTGCCTTGGAATGGTCGCGGCGCAATCCCCGGAGGCCAAAGTAGTAAAAGAGGCCAACTTTGTACATGGCTCCTGCATTCCCCTTCTGGGCCTGGTACTCCAGAATCTGGAAGTCCTCATCCTCCTCCCCTTTTGATTTTCTGAGAGCTTCCTTATTCTCCTCGGCCCCGTTGTGAAGCCTAATAGGTTCAATTACCGGGGAGTCTTTTGAAATCAAGAAACTATTCACAGCTACTTCAGCTAGCTCAGCATAAATCTTCACAGCTTTCTCAAACATCTGCACCCAAGTTAGTCAATCAATCAACACgctaaattcaattcaattcaactGCAGGATGAAGAGATCTAAACCTATTCTATTGCATTTGCACATGACAACATAACGATCGGAAAAGAAGTAATCAAAATAAGCAAAGAGTTGGAAAGGAAAGGGCCTCACATCTTGGCGAGTGTAGATATAGGCCAAGGCCATCTTGGACTGCATGTTGCCACCATCAGAGGCAAAGTGATGGTACAGGAACGCCTTTGATTTGCTCTTCTCTCGAAGGAGACCCATTCCGGACAAAAACCCTAGCACCGACTGCGCCCCCGGGTAACCGGACTCCGCTGCAGCCTCGATCTCAGCGGCGCCCTCCTCGCTGAGCCTGACGTCGGCAGAGGTGGCCGCGGACATGATCTTAGAGATGCCGGAGTAGTAAAGGGCCTCGGAGTCGGAGGGAGGGTTGGGGGAGAGGGGAAAATCAGGCTCGAAGATGGGGCGCCATGAATCGGGGTCAAGCTCGTGCTCGGACTTGTGGGGGTCGGAGTCGCCGAAGTCATCCCAGTCGGCGGAGGATTCAGGATCCGCGGCGGCGGATGAGTCGTCGGCGGGGGCATCCTTGAAGTCCTCCTGAGATAGGACGAGGACGAAGGGGCGCGCCCTCAGAGTGATTGGGAACGCACACAAGATCCCTATCACCACACACACGCACAATAACACGCTCCTTGATCGCCCACGCATcgtttcttcttttcttccaaGCTACCAACCAACACAACACACAAAACAGTTATTGATGGAATGGGAAAGTGCCCGCTGCCGCTGCTGTAACACCCACAGTCATATCATCTACTGTTACTATCGATTATGAATGAATTGTTCAGATAAATGTTGCGGCACGGCAAGATGCTGTTGCCACCGCGGCAGGGGCATTACTGGAATCTTATTGCATTCTCTGCTATTCCGACCACTAATATCCTGCCAACTCAGCACCTTTCCTCTCTTATGAGCCATCCCCTTCTTGTTTTGGATATAGGGTGTTTGCGGTGCGGTTTGGATCGATTTTGAGactaattttatttatagtgtagtttgaattggattttttttttaaaaaatacgaTTCGATCTGATCTAGTTTCAatcggtttggattggattaaaaaacttaaatacatataacaagtctcaacaatattttaaaaagccaacaataacataacaattgaaataaaattataggttagttaaaataaataaataaataacattttgaatataaaatatttattaaataataataatatataaaaaattgaacatgttataactataattctaaatataataataaaataataatattatagcacattgtgcggtttggattggattggatcggtTATGAAAATTATATCCAAATCGAATCTGATATAGCGGTTTCcaaaaaatagaatccaatTAAATCCGAATTAGTGCGATTTTAATCGGTTTCAGTTTGGACTGGATTGGATGAACGATTTAATTTGGATCGGTTTCGATTTGAACACCCCTATTTGGGTCAACCACCGTCCTAGCTTGTGAGTAAACGGGGCCTAAGCCCACTACATGGGCCTTTATTATGTTTTGAGCTAGTATTGGGCTTTATTAACTTTAGTATTGGGTCTTGAATTAGAACCTGCTCACGACCAAAAACAAGTAGAACCAACTCTAGCTACTCTTTTTGTTCTTGCAATTACTTATTAATTATTTCGATTTTGCTA is a window from the Arachis stenosperma cultivar V10309 chromosome 3, arast.V10309.gnm1.PFL2, whole genome shotgun sequence genome containing:
- the LOC130968903 gene encoding ERAD-associated E3 ubiquitin-protein ligase component HRD3A gives rise to the protein MRGRSRSVLLCVCVVIGILCAFPITLRARPFVLVLSQEDFKDAPADDSSAAADPESSADWDDFGDSDPHKSEHELDPDSWRPIFEPDFPLSPNPPSDSEALYYSGISKIMSAATSADVRLSEEGAAEIEAAAESGYPGAQSVLGFLSGMGLLREKSKSKAFLYHHFASDGGNMQSKMALAYIYTRQDMFEKAVKIYAELAEVAVNSFLISKDSPVIEPIRLHNGAEENKEALRKSKGEEDEDFQILEYQAQKGNAGAMYKVGLFYYFGLRGLRRDHSKALSWFLKAVEKGEPRSMELLGEIYARGAGVERNYTKALEWLTLASKQQLYSAYNGMGYLYVKGYGVDKKNYTKAKEYFEKAADNDEVGGHYNLGVMYLKGIGVKRDVKLACKFFIVAANQGQPKAFYQLAKIFHIGVGFKKNIPLATALYKLVAERGPWSSLSRWALESYLKGDVGKAFLLYSRMAELGYEVAQSNAAWILDKYGERSMCLGESGFCTDAERHQRAHSLWWQASEQGNEHAALLIGDAYYYGRGTTRDYERAAEAYMHAKSQSNAQAMFNLGYMYEHGQGLPFDLHLAKRYYDEALEHDPAAKLPVTLALTSLWVRKNYADSFLVHLIDSLPEVYPKLEAWVENVLLEEGNATILTLFACLLTVLYLRERQRRQGAVLAGEVAQQNHPNDIRVPAPN